One genomic region from Leptolyngbyaceae cyanobacterium JSC-12 encodes:
- a CDS encoding thioredoxin domain-containing protein (IMG reference gene:2510095498~PFAM: Thioredoxin~TIGRFAM: thioredoxin), giving the protein MGSSITVDQTNFAVEVLEKSHQKPVLVDFFATWCGPCKMLKPMLEALVQEYDVVLAKVDIDENPELAQTYGVQGVPDVRIVMDGVVNEGFVGVLPEPQLRQLMAQLNLKSELESALEELYDKAAIGNVESAQASLEQLLERYPDRRELWLEAANFFIETNQPERAKQLLNQIQPHEKEYMAHVNTLRAILFFKQIAAETTVASDLDTNFQQAAQQVLNQDYQSALESLLDIVMRDRTYRNDGARKAMVEVFNLLGDHPLVTTYRKRLMTALY; this is encoded by the coding sequence ATGGGTTCTTCAATTACGGTTGACCAAACCAATTTCGCTGTTGAGGTTCTGGAAAAATCTCATCAAAAACCTGTTCTGGTCGATTTTTTTGCTACTTGGTGTGGTCCTTGCAAGATGCTGAAACCAATGCTGGAAGCGCTTGTGCAAGAGTATGACGTGGTTTTAGCCAAGGTGGATATCGATGAGAACCCTGAACTGGCCCAAACCTACGGTGTTCAGGGTGTACCAGATGTTCGGATTGTGATGGATGGTGTGGTCAACGAAGGGTTTGTGGGTGTATTGCCAGAACCCCAACTGCGTCAGTTAATGGCTCAACTTAATTTGAAATCAGAACTGGAATCAGCCCTGGAGGAACTTTATGACAAAGCTGCGATCGGCAATGTGGAGTCTGCTCAGGCTTCCTTAGAACAGTTGTTAGAACGTTATCCAGATCGTCGTGAATTATGGCTAGAAGCTGCCAATTTCTTCATTGAAACTAACCAGCCAGAAAGAGCAAAACAACTCTTAAACCAAATTCAGCCCCATGAAAAAGAGTACATGGCTCATGTCAACACCCTGCGAGCCATTCTATTTTTCAAACAAATAGCGGCAGAGACAACTGTAGCAAGTGATTTGGATACCAACTTTCAGCAAGCAGCGCAGCAGGTGCTGAATCAGGACTATCAATCGGCATTGGAAAGTTTGCTAGATATTGTGATGCGCGATCGCACATACCGCAACGATGGTGCTCGTAAAGCTATGGTGGAAGTCTTTAACCTGTTAGGTGATCATCCTCTGGTTACCACTTATCGCAAGCGTTTGATGACGGCGCTGTATTAA
- a CDS encoding DNA-binding ferritin-like protein (oxidative damage protectant) (IMG reference gene:2510095499~PFAM: Ferritin-like domain) yields MSMMYPTRIDLPADVRAQIIDLLNESLAYTLDLKTQVKQAHWNVKGMDFYQLHELFDELAGELEEYIDLLAERVTTLAGTAMGTARIAAEVSQLPEYPYDITDGKDHIVALADRYAIYAKLLRDGIEKTDDLGDADTADLYTEISRSIDMRLWFLEAHLQTEGVVNSSNGATKSSKSAKSSSSRTAAKTSTTKTTAKATAKKAKTKAK; encoded by the coding sequence ATGAGTATGATGTACCCGACCCGGATTGATCTTCCCGCCGATGTGCGCGCCCAAATTATTGATCTGCTAAACGAATCACTTGCCTACACGCTTGATCTCAAAACGCAGGTTAAACAAGCACATTGGAACGTTAAAGGCATGGACTTTTATCAACTCCATGAACTCTTTGATGAGTTAGCAGGGGAACTGGAAGAATACATCGATCTATTAGCTGAGCGTGTTACAACGTTGGCTGGCACTGCAATGGGTACCGCCCGAATTGCAGCAGAGGTTTCCCAACTGCCAGAGTATCCCTACGATATTACTGATGGGAAAGACCACATCGTTGCCCTTGCTGATCGCTACGCTATCTATGCCAAATTGCTGCGAGATGGCATTGAAAAAACCGATGATCTGGGTGATGCAGATACGGCTGACCTTTACACCGAAATCTCCAGGAGTATTGATATGAGACTTTGGTTCCTGGAAGCACACTTACAAACTGAAGGCGTTGTCAACAGTTCAAACGGTGCAACGAAGTCCTCTAAGTCAGCAAAATCGTCTTCCAGCCGAACGGCTGCCAAAACTTCTACGACGAAGACCACGGCAAAAGCAACTGCAAAGAAGGCAAAAACAAAAGCAAAGTAA
- a CDS encoding Protein of unknown function (DUF3593) (IMG reference gene:2510095500~PFAM: Protein of unknown function (DUF3593)) has product MSKDTLFALSLFPYLGFLWFLTRSKQAPRLALIGFYMTLVFVAVTIPAGIYARVVYGEQLANVDWLHGSAESFLTLSNILVVLGFRQAISAYKATHQTTRIQ; this is encoded by the coding sequence ATGTCTAAAGATACTCTTTTTGCTCTTTCCCTCTTTCCCTATCTGGGGTTTCTCTGGTTCCTGACTCGTTCTAAGCAGGCTCCTCGATTAGCACTCATTGGCTTCTATATGACACTGGTGTTCGTCGCCGTGACTATTCCTGCTGGCATTTATGCGAGGGTTGTCTATGGTGAACAACTGGCGAATGTGGATTGGCTGCACGGTAGTGCTGAGTCCTTTCTAACGCTATCGAATATTTTGGTGGTATTGGGGTTTCGGCAGGCGATCTCAGCCTACAAAGCAACTCATCAAACAACCAGAATCCAGTAA
- a CDS encoding Protein of unknown function (DUF2499) (IMG reference gene:2510095501~PFAM: Protein of unknown function (DUF2499)), translating to MNALSIPNWIIHVSSVIEWIAAIWLIWIYGEITNQRYWWALSFAMLPALVSAMCACTWHFFDNPASLDWLVTLQAAMTVVGNVTLMMAGWWIWKQTANV from the coding sequence ATGAATGCGCTTTCAATTCCCAACTGGATTATTCACGTTTCCAGCGTCATTGAATGGATTGCTGCTATCTGGTTGATCTGGATTTACGGCGAAATTACAAACCAGCGCTATTGGTGGGCGCTTTCCTTCGCGATGCTGCCTGCACTGGTCAGTGCAATGTGTGCCTGCACCTGGCATTTTTTTGATAATCCTGCCTCTCTCGATTGGCTTGTGACATTGCAAGCGGCAATGACCGTCGTCGGCAATGTCACTTTGATGATGGCTGGCTGGTGGATTTGGAAGCAAACAGCAAATGTCTAA